In Synechococcus sp. KORDI-52, one genomic interval encodes:
- the cobI gene encoding precorrin-2 C(20)-methyltransferase → MGVGPGDPSLLTLAAVDAIRQAEVVAYPVGRPEADSMAAKIAAAWIRSDHQRLPLLFPMVDAAGPRRAAWATAAQQLQQAVRSGLQVALLCEGDASLFASCSYVLLALRHEWPQCPISVVPGITSCSAAAAAGLWPLALQQDQLLLRPCPDTPEELEQVLDNAAATGQVLALLKLGRRWSWVQPLLKQHGLLQQALFAERVGWPDQRICSADAMAAEPRPYFSLLLIRQGWPEVLP, encoded by the coding sequence GTGGGAGTCGGCCCCGGCGATCCTTCACTGCTGACCCTCGCCGCGGTTGACGCCATCCGCCAGGCAGAGGTGGTGGCCTATCCGGTCGGCCGTCCTGAGGCCGACAGCATGGCCGCCAAAATCGCTGCCGCCTGGATCCGCAGCGACCATCAGCGCCTGCCGCTGCTGTTCCCGATGGTTGACGCTGCCGGACCACGTCGGGCCGCCTGGGCAACGGCGGCGCAACAGCTGCAACAGGCCGTCCGTTCCGGCCTGCAGGTGGCGCTGCTCTGCGAAGGAGATGCGTCTCTTTTTGCGAGCTGCAGCTACGTGCTGCTGGCCCTTCGCCATGAATGGCCCCAATGTCCCATCAGCGTGGTTCCGGGCATCACCTCCTGCTCAGCAGCCGCGGCTGCCGGCCTCTGGCCTTTGGCCCTGCAGCAGGATCAACTGCTGCTGCGCCCCTGCCCTGACACCCCCGAAGAGCTGGAGCAGGTGCTGGACAACGCCGCAGCGACAGGACAGGTTCTGGCCTTGCTGAAACTGGGACGACGCTGGAGTTGGGTTCAACCTCTGCTGAAGCAACATGGTCTGCTGCAGCAAGCGCTGTTCGCCGAACGGGTCGGCTGGCCGGACCAGCGCATCTGTTCAGCCGATGCCATGGCGGCCGAACCACGCCCCTACTTCTCCCTGCTGCTCATTCGTCAAGGGTGGCCGGAGGTGCTGCCCTAG